The genomic DNA AATCGGATGTGCGGCAAAAACCAGAGCCGCCAGGAACGCCGCGGCCGATGAAGTGCCGAGGGAGAGAAGAAATTGGAAAAAAAACACGGCCGATGTCGAAAACAAAATGTTTTGAACCACGTGATAGGGCGTCGGACTCTCGCCGAAGAATCGGTATTGAAGCGAAGCCGAAAGATCCCGCACGGGAAGAAACTCGGCGCCATGTTCGAACCGCGTCTCTTTCGATAGACCAAGAAAGAGTTTCTTGAAACCTGAGGTGGTGTGCCACGAAAGCATCTTTTCGTTGTGCACGACCCACCAGTCGTCGTAATTGACGAATTCATTTTTTAGGTTGTTCGCGTAAAGAAGGAAACAGAATAAAAAAAGAGCCAGAGAGAAAAAAGGCTCGTGCCGCTTCACGGGCCTTGATAGGTCCGAATCGTCTCGCCGCTCCGTTCGCCTTTCGCCAATGCGGCCGCTTCCTCCGCGCACCGATCGAAGACTTCACGGGCCCGGACGATCCGCTCCCTCCCCTTCTTGTATCCGAACATCATCACGCTCAACCTTGTTTCCGGCGTGCCGTGGTGCGTGGGACTGTTGAACGCGTAATCCCCTTTGGAAAAGAGCGACCGCGCGAAGGCCGTGATTTCGTTCTCATCCACTTTTCCGAACCGGCCGATATGAAAACCGGCGACGCAGTCGGCTTGGAGTTCGGCCAGAACCCCTTTGATCAGCAAAGCATCTTTTCGGGCATATTGCATTTCGTGAGCCCATTCATGTGCGAAGATTCCCCAAAGAGCGATGTTGCCATGTTCCTCGAATTCCGTCCGGAGCAGATTCCGGCCGACGAAAATCTTACCATCCGTCCGCGCCCAGGCGTTCGGCGGCTTGTCGTCGATGTAACAGAGCTTTATATGGAGGTCGAACGCCCCGTTCAGATGCCTCGCTTGCGATACCGCCTTGGCGTTCAGCGCATTGTTGCCAGAGGTTTCCAAGCACTTAAAACGATCCGGCATCCCCTCCTGGATGTGAACCGCGCACGCAAACGGTTCCTCCGCCCGCGCAACGCCCAACCACAAATTCACGAGGGTGCTAAAAAGGACGAGAGCCTGACCTGTCGGAGACATTTTTTGTTTCATATACCGAATCACAACCGATGGCGATAACAAGCGAAATCTTCCTTTCTCGAAGCGTTTCGGGTAGATATCCTTGAATCCTTTTTCCACGTTTTCACAAGGACATCGTATGGGCGCACCGCTTTATGGGCACTGGCTGCCGGTCGATATTTCGACACATGGGCCGCTGATCGATCGGCTGTTTAACGTCATGCACGTGTTTATGGCCGTCCTGTTCGTCGGCTGGTTCGCGTTTTTCGTTTTCACGCTGGTCAAATTTCGCTCCCGGCCCGGCCACAAAGCCGTATACGCGCCCAAGCACACGAAGTTTTCGACCTACCTGGAAGTCAGCATCGCTCTCTTCGAGGCCGCGGTACTTCTCTTTCTCGCGATCCCCGCGTGGAATTACGCCAAAGCCTCCGTTCCGAAAGCCCAAAATGTTCTCCCGATTCATGTGATCGCCGAACAATTCGCCTGGAACATTCATTACGCCGGGGACGACGGTAAATTCGGCCGGACCAAACCTGATTTGATCACCACCGAAAACCCGATCGGTCTCGACCCGTCCGATCCGGCCGCCAAGGACGATCTCACCACGATCAATCAACTCCACTTCCCGGTGCACCGCCCGGTGGTCATCCATCTGTCGTCAAAGGACGTCATCCACAGTTTTTCGATTCCCGTCCTGCGCGTGAAACAGGATGTCGTGCCGGGAATGATGCTGCCGGTGTGGTTTGAAGCCATGCAAACCGGAAATTTCGAGATCGCCTGCGCCCAGCTTTGCGGCCTGGGTCATTACCGGATGAAAGGCTTCGTCACGGTGGAAACGGAAGAACAGTTTTCCACCTGGCTCAAAGAGCAGCGCGCCGAATCAGAGGAGGGAAATTAGAATGCCCGCCCATTCGCACGGCCACGCCGATCTTCCGTTTTGGCGGAAGTACATCTTTTCCACCGACCATAAGATCATCGGCATTCAATACGGCATCACGGCGCTCCTATTTCTCTTTTTCGGATTCAGCCTGATCATGTTGCTCCGGTATCAGCTGGCGTATCCGAACACGGCCGTCCCCGGATTCGGCTGGCTCTTCAGGAAAACCATGGGGATCATGCCGCCCGAGTTTTACAACGAACTCGGCGCGATGCACGGAACCATTATGGTGTTTTTGGGCATCGTTCCCCTGTCGGTCGGCGCCTTCGGAAACTACGTCATGCCGTTGCAGATCGGCGCGCCGGACATGGCGTTTCCTAAGCTCAACATGATGAGCTATTGGGTCTATTTCGTGGGCGGTGTCATCATGCTCGCAAGCTTTTTCGCCCCCGGCGGCGCCGCTAATTCCGGATGGACCTCCTACGCGCCCCTTTCGGTGATCGCCACGACGGGTCAGACGATGTGGCTGATTGGAATGGTATTCTTAATCACGTCGTCCCTTCTGGGCTCGGTCAATTTCATTACAACGATCACACTGATGCGGGCCAAAGGGCTCGGTTTTTTCCGTCTCCCGATCTTCGTGTGGGGACAGTTCGTCACCGCCTTCTTGCTTCTTTTGGCCTTTCCTCCCCTCGAGGGCGCCGGGATTCTGCAACTGATGGACCGCGTGGCGGGGACAAGTTTCTTTATGCCCTCCGGTCTGGTGGTCGCGGGCGAGCCGCTCCCGATCAGCGGCGGCGGGAACGCGATTTTGTGGCAGCATCTCTTTTGGTTCCTGGCCCATCCCGAGGTCTATGTATTGATTCTTCCGGCGATGGGGATCGTGGCCGAAGTGATCGCCTGCAACACGAGAAAACCGCTCTACGGTTACAACTCGATGATCTACTCGATGCTCTTTCTGGGATTCATGTCGTTCATCGTTTGGGCGCACCACATGTTCCTGACAGGGATGGGAACGGTCATGAGTAACTTCTTCATGACGACCACGATGATCATTTCGATCCCATCGGTCATTATTCTCACCGTTCTCATCATCACACTGTGGGGAGGATCCATCCGCTTTAACACGCCGATGCTCTTCGCCACGGCGTTTCTGCCGATGTTCGGTATCGGGGGGCTCACCGGTCTCCCGCTCGGCCTCAACGCCACCGACATTCATCTTCACGATACGTATTACGTCATCGGCCATTTTCATTATGTCGTGGCGCCCGGGACAATATTCGCGCTGTTCGCCGGCGTGTATCACTGGCTTCCGAAAATAACGGGCAAGAAGCTGAGCGAAACGCTCGGGAAAATTCATTTCTACCCCTCGCTTCTGTTCATGAACGGCGTCTTCATGCCCATGTTCATTTACGGAATCGCCGGCGTATCTCGCCGGCTTTACGATCCGACCCAATATGCCCACGCAATGCCGGTTCAGTGGTTGAACGTCGTCATGTCCTGGTCGGCTTGGTGCCTGGCCCTCGCGCAGATTCCGTTCGTCATCAACCTGGTAAGGACGCTCGCATCGAAGCAAAAGGCGCAAGATAATCCATGGCAAGCCACAACGCTCGAATGGGCCGCGCCGACACCGCCTCCGCACGGCAATTTCGCCAAAACTCCGGTCGTCCATCGGGGTCCGTATGAATACAGCGTGCCGGGCCAGTCCGGCGACTTCACGCCTCAGCACGTTTCGGAGAGGGCGTAACCATGGCGGAGAAAGCACTTTCGATCGATTCCATCAGCACGTCGGAGATTTCGTACGCGAAGCTGGGGACCTGGCTGTTTTTAGCGTCCGAAGTCATGCTCTTCGGATCTTTGTTCTCCTCGCTCATTCTTCTCCGAGCCGGATCCGCCACGTGGCCGCATGGATGGCAGCTCTTAAACGTCCCGCTCGCGACGCTCAATACGGCGTTCTTGATCTCTTCATCCGTTACGATGGTATTGGCCTTCGCCCACATTAAAATGGGGCATATGGCGAAGTTTAAGACGTTCCTATGGCTCACGATCTTTCTTGGTTGCGCGTTCTTGGTCGTAAAATATTTCGAATACGGCCATAAATTTCACGACGGTCACTTTCCCAAGACCGATCTTTTCTACGCCACCTACTTCACCATGACCGGCCTGCACGTTCTGCACGTGATCGGAGGATTGATCGTTAACCTTTATTTCGTCGGTCCGGGTTCGAAACTTCACTCGAAAGAGCCGGAGCGCTTTGCCGGCCGGATTGAGTGCGCAGGACTCTATTGGCACTTCGTCGACCTGGTCTGGATTTTTCTTTTCCCCACGTTGTACCTATTGTAGGAGAAACGAATGGCAGCAAAGACCCACTCTTCTCACCTCGGTCGATACATTGCCGTATTTATTGCACTCCTGGTTCTGACAGCCTTAACAGTAAAAGTTTCGTACTATCATTTGGCTTGGATGGGAGCTTTGAGCCTTGCTCTCCTGATTGCTGCGACTAAAGGGACGTTGGTGGCCGCGTACTTCATGCACCTGGTCGGTGAACACAAGACGATTTTCTGGGTTCTGGCCTTGACGATTTTCTTGCTGGTTTTCATACTTCTCGTACCCACACTGGTCATGTGGGGGGATTACCGGGTTCATTAATGTCCCTTCGAAGCTTCCATATATTTTTCATCTCGATTTGCGGATTGCTTTGTCTTTTCATCGTCGGCTGGACCGCATTCCAGTCGGAAGCCACCGGATCCGTGACTTACGCCCCGTTCGGATTCGTCGGGGCGGCCGGCCTGGTCGGCCTGGTCTTCTACCTGCGCTGGTTTCTGCGGCACCATGGAAGGCATGTCTAAGTGAAATCGATTCTACTTGCCTGCGCGGTCTGTTTCGGCGCCGCGGACCAGCAAACGGTCACGGCCATTCATCGGGCTATTTTCTTTATGGTCGGTTGTACGGCCGTGGTCCTGGCCGGCGTGACGTTTATGATGGTCCGGGCGATTCGGGGGAGCGGCCCGAAATCCATCTCCAACGACTGATCTTATAACGATTCAACGAAATATTTTCGTACACTACGTCCCAGAATTTCCGCACTCCTGGAATGTAGTAGACCCACATCACAGGCAGAAAGAAGCGATTGAGCGAAACGATACGAGCCACTGCTTCGGCGCCTGAGTATTTCCGTCCGTCTTCATCGATGAATTGGAGCGCATTCTGACATTCGTCGAGGGTCATCAAATTATGCTTCTCAAAAAATCCCTGTTCTCGAAACGAAGTCGCCTCAAAATATCGTCCGGCGAGCCGCTGAAGGTTCCGAAGTTGTTGCCGGCAAAACTTGCATTCGCCGTCGTAAACCACGAGCGGCTTCGGCATCAGAATTCGACCAAGCCGAGGGCGAAATAGAGTCGGAAGTCCTTGTCCTCGATCCCATAGCCGAAATCGAGGCCGAAGACCGGCGCTAAAATGTCCGCTAAGGAGACCCTTAGCCCTCCTCCCACGCCGTTGCGAAGCGCCTTCCGGCTGATCCCTAAGTCGTCCGTGTACAGTAGCCCGAGATCGTGGAATGCGAGACCAAAAAACGAGAGCTTCCGGAAGCGATATATGGAGAAAAGTAGATCTTGTTTCGTGCTGATCAATGTGTCGCCTCGAAATTGACGGTCTTCGTATCCGCGCAGCGAAGCGCCCCCCAGCGTCAGATCTCGATGGAATGGGAGCTCACGCCCGATCGCACCCTCCAACGTGACCACATAATTGAAATATTTGAGGACCTGGTAGGCGAGGATCCCCTTGACGTCTTCGATTTGGTACGTGAAATCGGTTCCGAACCGTTCGTCCGCGAATTCAAAAGTCGCGGAGACCAGGCTCCCTTTCAAGAAGGCCTCCCGCCGCCTTAAAGAATCGTAGGCAAACTGAAATTCAAGAGACACATCGCTGCCGTTCGATCCCGACGCCGGGACGAGCGCCGACTGGCCATAGTCGACGTACCGATAGAGGAACTTGAACGACGTCCGGATTTCGTTCGTCCACTGGTACCCCGGGATCACTGCGATCGCGGCGTCTTTCATGTTGATCTGGTCGATCGGCACTCCGCCGGTGTCATAGAGCGGAACGTCGTCGGTGCGAGCCAGAATCCAGGTCCGCATGGCGGCGTGCGTCTCGAAAATATTCTTCGCGTCGAATGCGGAAAAAAACCGGCTCATTTCATTTCCGCCCTGTGCCAGAAAAATCGTCCGGCCGTTCGGCACGAAAAGATTGCTTTCGCCGAACACGGCGCCGCCGCTGTACCGGCTGCTCCAAGCCTGGAACATCGGGAATGCGAACCAAAGCTGTTTCTCGACGACTTGAATACGCAAATCCGCGGTTCCGTCGGGGTTCGCCACCTGGCTCACGGCAACCTTTTTAAAAAGTCCGCAATTGTTCAATCGATCGTCGACCTCCTGGATCAACCGAGGGTTGACGTAGGTTTGGGGAGGCACGC from Bdellovibrionota bacterium includes the following:
- a CDS encoding cytochrome C oxidase subunit IV family protein; translated protein: MAAKTHSSHLGRYIAVFIALLVLTALTVKVSYYHLAWMGALSLALLIAATKGTLVAAYFMHLVGEHKTIFWVLALTIFLLVFILLVPTLVMWGDYRVH
- a CDS encoding cytochrome c oxidase subunit II, which encodes MGAPLYGHWLPVDISTHGPLIDRLFNVMHVFMAVLFVGWFAFFVFTLVKFRSRPGHKAVYAPKHTKFSTYLEVSIALFEAAVLLFLAIPAWNYAKASVPKAQNVLPIHVIAEQFAWNIHYAGDDGKFGRTKPDLITTENPIGLDPSDPAAKDDLTTINQLHFPVHRPVVIHLSSKDVIHSFSIPVLRVKQDVVPGMMLPVWFEAMQTGNFEIACAQLCGLGHYRMKGFVTVETEEQFSTWLKEQRAESEEGN
- a CDS encoding cbb3-type cytochrome c oxidase subunit I; the encoded protein is MPAHSHGHADLPFWRKYIFSTDHKIIGIQYGITALLFLFFGFSLIMLLRYQLAYPNTAVPGFGWLFRKTMGIMPPEFYNELGAMHGTIMVFLGIVPLSVGAFGNYVMPLQIGAPDMAFPKLNMMSYWVYFVGGVIMLASFFAPGGAANSGWTSYAPLSVIATTGQTMWLIGMVFLITSSLLGSVNFITTITLMRAKGLGFFRLPIFVWGQFVTAFLLLLAFPPLEGAGILQLMDRVAGTSFFMPSGLVVAGEPLPISGGGNAILWQHLFWFLAHPEVYVLILPAMGIVAEVIACNTRKPLYGYNSMIYSMLFLGFMSFIVWAHHMFLTGMGTVMSNFFMTTTMIISIPSVIILTVLIITLWGGSIRFNTPMLFATAFLPMFGIGGLTGLPLGLNATDIHLHDTYYVIGHFHYVVAPGTIFALFAGVYHWLPKITGKKLSETLGKIHFYPSLLFMNGVFMPMFIYGIAGVSRRLYDPTQYAHAMPVQWLNVVMSWSAWCLALAQIPFVINLVRTLASKQKAQDNPWQATTLEWAAPTPPPHGNFAKTPVVHRGPYEYSVPGQSGDFTPQHVSERA
- a CDS encoding BamA/TamA family outer membrane protein, which codes for MRTIVLALVLMSAPTVAMANGPLRSIVVFGNEKTERETILDIVGVPPQTYVNPRLIQEVDDRLNNCGLFKKVAVSQVANPDGTADLRIQVVEKQLWFAFPMFQAWSSRYSGGAVFGESNLFVPNGRTIFLAQGGNEMSRFFSAFDAKNIFETHAAMRTWILARTDDVPLYDTGGVPIDQINMKDAAIAVIPGYQWTNEIRTSFKFLYRYVDYGQSALVPASGSNGSDVSLEFQFAYDSLRRREAFLKGSLVSATFEFADERFGTDFTYQIEDVKGILAYQVLKYFNYVVTLEGAIGRELPFHRDLTLGGASLRGYEDRQFRGDTLISTKQDLLFSIYRFRKLSFFGLAFHDLGLLYTDDLGISRKALRNGVGGGLRVSLADILAPVFGLDFGYGIEDKDFRLYFALGLVEF
- a CDS encoding cytochrome c oxidase subunit 3 — translated: MAEKALSIDSISTSEISYAKLGTWLFLASEVMLFGSLFSSLILLRAGSATWPHGWQLLNVPLATLNTAFLISSSVTMVLAFAHIKMGHMAKFKTFLWLTIFLGCAFLVVKYFEYGHKFHDGHFPKTDLFYATYFTMTGLHVLHVIGGLIVNLYFVGPGSKLHSKEPERFAGRIECAGLYWHFVDLVWIFLFPTLYLL